One genomic region from Candidatus Limnocylindrales bacterium encodes:
- a CDS encoding TIGR01777 family oxidoreductase, with protein sequence MNAPIVITGANGLVGSALAEFARDGGFAVRSLVRRPDGSPGQYAWDPATRSVDPSALDGVQAVVHLAGENIADRRWTDETKSRILSSRTQGTQFLCETLARLRKPPQVLVSASAVGFYGDRGSEPLDETSSRGRGFLAEVCEQWEQSTSVARDAGIRVVLLRLGVVMTPAGGALAKMLTPFRFGGGATLGSGEQYVSWIALEDLLAAIVHCIGESRLDGPVNATAPAPVTNAELTRTLASVLRRPAFLRVPAFVLRGLLGEMADEMLLASAKVLPRRLDKSGFVFRYPELGAALSAMLAG encoded by the coding sequence ATGAATGCGCCCATCGTGATCACCGGAGCCAACGGGCTCGTCGGCTCGGCTCTCGCAGAGTTCGCTCGCGACGGCGGGTTCGCTGTCCGCAGCCTCGTGCGACGGCCCGACGGATCGCCGGGCCAGTACGCGTGGGATCCGGCCACTCGTTCCGTGGATCCGTCTGCGCTCGATGGCGTGCAGGCGGTCGTGCATCTGGCCGGAGAGAACATCGCCGACCGCCGCTGGACGGACGAAACGAAGAGCCGCATCCTCTCGAGCCGCACGCAGGGGACACAGTTTCTGTGCGAGACGCTGGCGCGGCTTCGCAAGCCACCGCAGGTTCTCGTCTCCGCATCGGCCGTCGGGTTCTACGGAGATCGCGGCTCCGAGCCGCTCGACGAAACATCGAGCCGCGGCCGCGGTTTCCTGGCAGAAGTATGCGAGCAGTGGGAGCAGTCGACGTCGGTCGCGCGCGACGCCGGCATTCGCGTGGTTCTGCTCAGGCTCGGCGTCGTGATGACTCCCGCCGGCGGTGCGCTCGCGAAGATGCTTACTCCGTTTCGCTTCGGCGGCGGAGCCACGCTCGGCAGCGGCGAGCAGTACGTGAGCTGGATCGCGCTCGAGGACCTGCTCGCCGCCATCGTCCATTGCATCGGCGAGAGCCGCCTCGACGGCCCCGTCAATGCGACGGCGCCCGCGCCGGTGACCAACGCCGAGCTCACTCGCACGCTGGCATCGGTGCTCCGCCGGCCGGCATTCCTGCGCGTGCCGGCGTTCGTGCTTCGCGGGCTGCTCGGGGAGATGGCCGACGAGATGCTCCTCGCATCGGCAAAAGTGTTGCCGCGACGGCTCGACAAGAGCGGGTTCGTTTTTCGCTACCCGGAGCTCGGCGCGGCCTTGAGCGCGATGCTGGCCGGATAA
- a CDS encoding DUF523 and DUF1722 domain-containing protein, with protein MPSARIRVGVSACLLGEPVRYDAGHKHDRYVTDVLAAHFEMVSVCPEVEAGMGTPREPVRLVRTGGEVRMRGVTSGADHTDTMRRFARRRIAALSRLGICGYILKKSSPSCGMERVRVYTSAGMPSDSTSGIFAAELLAALPHLPVEEEGRLCDAVLRESFIERVFAHHRVAGLFAGRWTMKSLVDFHTREKMLLSAHQPAAATALGRIVAGASAMPRSEVAAQYRTAFLAALAKPAVRRRHVNVLQHMLGQFRNVLDARARAALAAVIEDYRRELVPLVVPITLVRHYVDLHGIETLARQTYLEPHPRELLLRNHV; from the coding sequence TTGCCGTCTGCGAGGATTCGCGTCGGCGTTTCGGCGTGCCTGCTCGGCGAGCCGGTGCGTTACGATGCCGGACACAAACACGATCGCTACGTGACCGACGTGCTTGCCGCACACTTCGAGATGGTCTCGGTCTGCCCCGAAGTCGAAGCCGGCATGGGAACGCCGCGCGAGCCGGTGCGCCTGGTGCGAACCGGCGGCGAGGTTCGCATGCGCGGCGTGACCAGCGGGGCCGACCATACCGATACGATGCGCCGGTTCGCGCGCCGGCGGATCGCGGCGCTGTCGCGTCTCGGAATCTGCGGATACATCCTGAAGAAGTCCTCGCCGTCGTGCGGAATGGAGCGCGTACGCGTCTACACGAGCGCCGGCATGCCGTCGGATTCGACCTCGGGAATCTTCGCCGCCGAGCTTCTCGCGGCTCTGCCGCATCTTCCCGTCGAGGAAGAAGGCAGGCTCTGCGATGCGGTGCTGCGCGAGAGCTTCATCGAGCGCGTGTTTGCGCATCACCGCGTCGCAGGGCTCTTCGCCGGCCGCTGGACGATGAAATCCCTCGTCGACTTTCACACGCGCGAAAAGATGCTGCTGTCGGCGCATCAGCCGGCTGCTGCGACCGCGCTCGGCAGGATCGTCGCGGGAGCATCCGCCATGCCGCGTTCGGAGGTCGCTGCGCAGTACCGCACGGCGTTCCTCGCCGCGCTTGCAAAACCTGCGGTCCGGCGGCGCCACGTCAATGTGCTGCAGCACATGCTCGGCCAGTTTCGGAACGTCCTCGATGCGCGCGCACGCGCGGCGCTCGCGGCAGTGATCGAGGACTACCGCCGCGAGCTGGTACCGCTCGTCGTGCCGATCACGCTGGTGCGCCACTACGTGGACCTTCACGGCATCGAAACCCTTGCGCGCCAGACTTATCTCGAGCCGCATCCGCGCGAGCTGCTGCTGCGCAATCACGTCTGA
- a CDS encoding DUF1295 domain-containing protein has product MLLTTFAAILTLFVMLWVASLILHDASIADRFWGIGFLIIASSASAATDGAVVRAHLVLALTAIWGVRLSLYIMMRSIGAGEDFRYRQMRRHWGESFPLVSLVTVFGLQAAIAWIVSLPVQAAIAARTPAGLTLLDFAGVGMWTAGFLFETIADFELARFKSDPRNRGRLLDRGLWRYSRHPNYFGDALAWWGLWLIAGATGAWWTAVGPALMTFLLLRVSGVSLLEKNLRKAHGDYESYCRRTSPFVPMPPRGG; this is encoded by the coding sequence ATGCTGCTGACCACGTTCGCCGCAATATTGACGCTGTTCGTGATGCTCTGGGTGGCCAGCCTCATCCTTCACGACGCGAGCATTGCCGACCGGTTCTGGGGCATCGGATTCCTCATCATCGCATCGTCGGCGTCGGCGGCGACCGACGGTGCCGTCGTGCGTGCGCATCTCGTGCTCGCGCTGACCGCGATCTGGGGAGTGCGCCTGTCGCTGTACATCATGATGCGCAGCATCGGCGCGGGAGAAGACTTCCGCTACCGGCAGATGCGCCGGCACTGGGGGGAATCGTTCCCGCTCGTCAGCCTCGTGACGGTCTTCGGGCTCCAGGCCGCCATTGCGTGGATCGTCTCGCTTCCGGTGCAGGCTGCGATCGCCGCGCGAACGCCGGCCGGTCTGACGCTTCTCGATTTCGCCGGCGTAGGCATGTGGACGGCCGGATTCCTCTTCGAGACGATCGCCGACTTCGAGCTCGCGCGCTTCAAGTCCGATCCCCGCAACCGCGGCCGGCTGCTTGATCGCGGACTGTGGCGCTACAGCCGTCACCCGAATTATTTCGGCGATGCGCTCGCGTGGTGGGGACTGTGGCTGATCGCCGGAGCAACGGGCGCGTGGTGGACCGCCGTCGGGCCCGCGCTGATGACGTTCCTGCTGCTGCGGGTCTCGGGCGTCTCCCTGCTCGAAAAGAACCTGCGCAAGGCCCACGGCGACTACGAATCGTACTGCCGCCGCACGAGCCCGTTCGTGCCGATGCCGCCGCGCGGCGGCTGA
- the phoU gene encoding phosphate signaling complex protein PhoU, with the protein MPKHLDLEIEKLKKQILSLAAFVEESVARSVAAINARDAGAGQQVIDFDSHIDALEVEVEEECLKLLALHQPVAQDLRFIVACIRLNSDLERIGDLAVNIGERAVFLSSVAEVSEKPLDVGAMAKLVRSMLSEALNALVNLDARLARRVCAMDDEADSMHRDTFRRVEDAVGRHPSEFATLTHYLSVSRYLERIADHATNIAEDVIYMVEGEIARHRSGD; encoded by the coding sequence ATGCCGAAGCACCTGGATCTCGAAATCGAGAAGCTGAAGAAGCAGATTCTCTCGCTCGCCGCGTTCGTCGAGGAATCGGTCGCGCGCAGCGTTGCCGCCATCAACGCCCGCGACGCGGGGGCAGGCCAGCAGGTCATCGATTTCGACTCGCACATCGACGCGCTCGAAGTGGAAGTCGAAGAGGAATGCCTGAAGCTGCTCGCGCTGCACCAGCCGGTCGCGCAGGACCTGCGCTTCATCGTCGCGTGCATCCGGCTCAACAGCGATCTCGAACGCATCGGCGACCTGGCGGTCAACATCGGCGAGCGCGCGGTGTTCCTTTCGAGCGTGGCCGAGGTGAGCGAGAAGCCGCTCGACGTCGGCGCGATGGCAAAGCTCGTGCGCTCGATGCTGTCGGAGGCGCTCAATGCGCTCGTGAATCTCGATGCCAGGCTCGCGCGCAGGGTCTGCGCGATGGACGACGAGGCCGATTCGATGCATCGCGACACGTTCCGGCGCGTCGAGGACGCGGTGGGGCGGCATCCGTCGGAATTTGCGACGCTGACGCACTATCTTTCGGTTTCGCGCTATCTCGAGCGCATCGCGGATCATGCCACGAACATTGCCGAGGACGTGATCTACATGGTCGAAGGCGAGATCGCGCGGCACCGCAGCGGCGACTAG
- the pstB gene encoding phosphate ABC transporter ATP-binding protein PstB: MPLVRPEPGPVRRLDDRRKVTSLIGPSGCGKSTLLRSVNRLNDLVEGVRIRGDMRLGDHSIHDPAIDVIELRKRMGMVFQKPNPFPMSIRENVVYPLRIDGERDRRVLDEVCERSLRGAALWDEVKDRLEASALGLSGGQQQRLCIARAIAADPEVLLMDEPCSALDPIATSRIEDLIAELRGDYTILIVTHNMQQASRTSDFTAFMYLGRLVEYGGTLEMFSRPHRKATEAYISGRFG, translated from the coding sequence CTGCCTCTGGTACGGCCAGAGCCAGGCCCTGTTCGACGTCTCGATGATCGTCGCAAGGTCACCTCGCTGATCGGTCCATCCGGCTGCGGCAAGTCGACGCTGCTGCGCTCGGTCAACCGCCTCAACGATCTGGTCGAAGGCGTGCGCATCCGCGGCGACATGCGCCTCGGCGACCACTCGATCCACGATCCGGCGATCGACGTCATCGAGCTCCGCAAGCGCATGGGCATGGTCTTCCAGAAGCCGAATCCGTTCCCGATGAGCATCCGCGAGAATGTCGTCTACCCGCTGCGCATCGACGGCGAGCGCGACCGCCGCGTGCTCGACGAGGTCTGCGAGCGAAGCCTTCGCGGCGCCGCACTGTGGGACGAGGTCAAGGATCGTCTCGAGGCGAGCGCGCTCGGCCTGTCGGGCGGACAGCAGCAGCGCCTGTGCATCGCGCGCGCGATCGCGGCCGACCCCGAAGTGCTGCTGATGGACGAGCCGTGCTCGGCGCTCGACCCGATCGCCACGTCGCGCATCGAAGACCTGATCGCCGAGCTGCGCGGCGACTACACGATTCTGATCGTCACGCACAACATGCAGCAGGCGTCGCGGACCAGCGATTTCACGGCATTCATGTATCTCGGCCGGCTGGTGGAGTACGGCGGAACGCTCGAGATGTTCAGCAGGCCGCACCGGAAAGCGACCGAAGCGTACATCTCGGGTCGGTTCGGGTAA